One region of Sphingobacteriales bacterium genomic DNA includes:
- a CDS encoding ABC transporter permease, with the protein MNKIGYIIGREYLVRVRKRTFWLLTFLLPVLYGLLIGFSVMMGRNPGIDDQQVNVFDYSGIFNGKLKDSENLHFLYQKTGEEKTFIELLKKSENQHVLVIPEFNIQENVKVELYSAKLAATFISEKVKAEIRQVVKDERIRSLGLNQEIIQSLDPEVNVVSQKITEAGIEKDNSIAASTIAGIAGFLNYMFVFVYGSLVLRGIHEEKQNRIVEIILSTVKPFELMMGKIIGVALVGLTQFMLWVVLIAGITMIGLPEVIQQSNQMSLPAEAQDILNTLSSINFPLVLGVFVFFFIGGYLLYSSLFAAVAASVDNQADMQQFTVPLSIPLIIAMVSINAVIQAPNSSFSVWMSMIPFTSPVMMVARVPLGVPEYQLIISMLIMVASFIFTTWLAAKIYRIGILVHGSKISYLQLWKWLFYK; encoded by the coding sequence ATGAATAAGATAGGTTATATAATAGGAAGAGAATATCTGGTCAGAGTCAGAAAAAGGACATTTTGGCTGCTCACATTTTTGTTGCCTGTTTTATACGGACTTCTGATAGGTTTTTCGGTCATGATGGGACGGAATCCCGGAATAGATGATCAGCAGGTGAATGTGTTTGACTACAGTGGTATCTTCAACGGGAAACTGAAAGATTCTGAGAACCTTCACTTCCTTTATCAAAAAACAGGAGAAGAAAAAACATTTATTGAATTACTGAAAAAATCTGAGAATCAACATGTTTTGGTTATTCCGGAATTCAATATTCAGGAAAATGTAAAAGTTGAATTGTATTCTGCAAAACTGGCGGCCACTTTTATTTCTGAAAAGGTAAAAGCTGAAATCCGCCAGGTGGTGAAGGATGAAAGAATCAGGTCGCTCGGTCTTAATCAGGAAATCATACAAAGTCTTGATCCTGAGGTAAATGTAGTCAGTCAAAAAATAACGGAAGCCGGAATTGAAAAAGATAATTCCATAGCAGCCAGCACTATTGCAGGTATTGCCGGTTTTCTGAACTATATGTTTGTTTTTGTTTACGGAAGCCTTGTCCTCAGAGGTATTCATGAAGAAAAGCAAAACCGTATTGTTGAAATCATATTAAGCACAGTCAAACCTTTCGAACTGATGATGGGAAAGATCATCGGTGTGGCATTGGTAGGCCTGACCCAATTTATGCTTTGGGTAGTGTTGATTGCCGGAATAACCATGATAGGTCTTCCTGAAGTAATACAGCAAAGCAATCAGATGTCATTACCAGCTGAAGCTCAGGATATTCTGAATACACTTTCTTCAATCAACTTTCCATTGGTACTTGGGGTATTCGTTTTCTTTTTCATCGGTGGCTACCTGCTTTACAGCTCACTGTTTGCTGCGGTTGCCGCTTCTGTTGATAATCAGGCCGATATGCAGCAGTTTACTGTTCCTTTATCCATTCCCCTTATTATTGCCATGGTTTCCATTAATGCAGTCATTCAGGCACCTAACAGCAGTTTCTCTGTCTGGATGTCGATGATTCCGTTCACCTCACCTGTGATGATGGTAGCGAGGGTTCCGTTGGGAGTCCCTGAATATCAACTTATTATTTCCATGCTGATCATGGTGGCTTCTTTTATTTTTACTACCTGGCTGGCAGCAAAAATTTACAGAATCGGCATTTTAGTCCATGGTTCCAAAATATCTTACCTTCAATTGTGGAAATGGTTATTTTATAAATAA
- a CDS encoding ABC transporter ATP-binding protein, producing the protein MNILEVKNISKTYGKKKVLNQISLVVPQGKIYGLLGPNGAGKTTLIRIINQIIASDEGEVWFKGSPMTRNQVEKLGYLPEERGLYTKMKVGEHLIYMAQLRGIKSLNAPKVVKNYMREFDILDWWNMKVEQLSKGMQQKLQFIIAIMHSPDFVILDEPFSGFDPVNAEFIKNKILELKEQGVTFMLSTHRMDSVEELCDHVTLIHKANKVLDGEKHKIKSQFKTNKYEIIYSHTSRPVESETPVFQIISNEKNDNPDWMTLTVSLKPGRTVNELLHYLLDKTEIHAFRELIPGMNEIFISLVKDVENE; encoded by the coding sequence ATGAACATACTTGAAGTTAAAAACATCAGCAAGACTTATGGTAAAAAAAAGGTACTGAATCAAATTTCACTCGTTGTTCCGCAGGGTAAAATATATGGTTTACTTGGTCCGAACGGAGCAGGAAAAACAACGCTGATTCGCATCATCAATCAGATCATTGCCAGTGATGAGGGTGAAGTCTGGTTTAAAGGCAGTCCGATGACCAGAAACCAGGTGGAAAAACTCGGATATTTACCGGAAGAGCGGGGTTTATATACAAAAATGAAAGTCGGGGAGCATCTGATTTACATGGCCCAGCTCAGAGGAATCAAAAGCCTGAATGCACCAAAGGTTGTTAAAAACTACATGAGAGAATTCGACATTCTCGACTGGTGGAACATGAAGGTGGAGCAATTGTCGAAAGGGATGCAGCAAAAGTTGCAGTTTATCATCGCCATTATGCATTCACCTGACTTTGTTATCCTTGATGAGCCTTTTTCGGGATTTGATCCGGTAAATGCAGAATTCATCAAAAATAAGATTCTTGAGCTGAAAGAGCAAGGCGTAACTTTTATGCTCTCGACCCACCGTATGGATTCTGTCGAAGAGCTTTGCGACCATGTTACCCTGATTCATAAAGCCAATAAAGTATTGGACGGAGAAAAACACAAAATCAAATCTCAGTTTAAAACCAACAAATATGAAATCATTTACAGTCATACCAGCAGACCAGTTGAATCTGAAACACCGGTATTTCAAATCATCAGCAATGAAAAAAACGACAACCCCGACTGGATGACCCTGACAGTAAGCCTGAAACCCGGACGAACTGTCAATGAGTTGCTTCATTATCTTCTTGATAAGACAGAAATTCACGCATTCAGAGAATTGATCCCGGGCATGAATGAAATTTTTATTTCACTTGTTAAAGATGTTGAAAATGAATAA